GTAAGTGATAAATAAGTAATTGTGTCTTGACTTGAGCCAACAGATCTGTTTGTCCAGCACTGCATTTACAGTATAATCATGTACATAATAATCCCAACATTTCTCCATTTATCTCACCTCCAGGTGAAGATGTTTCCAGTTCCAGCACCAGCACAGTTCAGACATGTGCTTCTGGACTCACTGAAGGTAACACATACATTGGCTGAATTTGACCAAACGAGATATTCAAATCCACATCCAGTTTTatcaaaatctttattttaaagactgtGCTCAGTGTTTCGTCTGCTGTCATTAACAGACATTTTTGCCAAGTAGAACTGAGTAGACTTCCCAGAAGTTACAGTGGTTTGTAAATGCCCTTTTAAATCATCTATACAAATATGTTCTAAAACCTAATGAGATTCGCACACAACTTGTAAAAGTTATTACATTTACTGTAATAATCCCAGCTGGAAGGAACTGGAACTCTTTTTGTActtcctgtgatgctggagaagatgcaCACAGAACCAAACAAACAGTCACAGAAAATTAAAAAGACAGCAGGTCAGTTTTACTGTAGCAAGAGACTGGGAGAACTAAAAGAGATTTGGGCTGGAGTTAAGATGACTATGGCTTTGTGGTGGAAGGACAGACCTCCATATAATAAGTGGAGCAAAAAATCTGAGATGTGACTGGATTAAAGGAAGGAGAAGGTGCTAGGTTCCTAAAAACATCTAATCACATTTGCTCTCATAGTCTACCATCAAAAATGATCACTGTGTATAAATAACAACTGTGaattaattcataaaaaaataacaactgACTAATAAAGGAATAGGACAGTTAGCATTTAAAAACTCAAATTAGCTAAAATAATgacatatatgtatgttttttctgattatttaacAGATTTgttaactgtatataaacaaaaaTTGGGGAAGACATTTCAAAGCATTAATGAAGGAATTTCACAGCATGGGACATcaacccttctgaatgagatttacacagagctctacatcacagagggagggagtggagaggtgAATAATGAACACGAGGTCAGACAGATCGAGACGGCATCCAGaagaccagcaacacaggagaaACCCATCAACTGCAATGATCTCTTTAAAGACAAACCAGTCCGAACAGTTCTGACTAAAGGAGtggctggaattggaaaaacggtctctgtgcagaagttcattctggattgggctgaaggaaaagccaatcaggacaTCCACTTCATATTCCCACTTCCGTTTAGAGAGCTGAATTTGATGATGAAGAAAAACCTCAGTCTGATGGTGCTTCTTCATACATTTTTTAGTAAAGTTAAAGAATTAGGCACAATAGACTGTGATACTTACAAAATCCttttcatctttgatggtctggatgagtgtcgacttcctctagattttCAGAAAAATGAGAGCTTGTGGGATGTAACAGAATCTGCTTCAGTAGATGTGCTGCTGAccaacctcatcaaggggaatctgcttccctctgctctcctctggataaCCACCCGACCAGCAACAGCCCATCACATCCTTCCTGAGAGTGTTGACCTGGTAACAGAGATACGGGGATTCAGTGATGCTCATAAAGAAGAATATTTCAAAAAGAGAATTAGTGACCAGAGCCTGGCCAATAGCATCATCACACACATCAGGTCCTctagaagcctctacatcatgtgccacatcccggTCTTCTGTTGGATtgcagccactgttctagagagagtGTTGGGTGAAGCAGAGACTGGAGCGATCCCAAaaactctgactcaaatgttcacacatttcctcatctttcagatcaaacacaggAACCAAAAGTACCAAGGAAAATGCGATCCTGATCTTCAGTGGACAAGAAAGATGATTCTGGcactgggaaaactggcttttcAAAAGCTGGAAAAGGGCGatctgatcttctatgaggaagacctGAGAGAGTGTGGCATTGATGTCTCAGACGTATTAGTGTACTCAGGAGTTTGCACCCAGATCTTTAGAAAGGAGTTTGTCCTACATTTGGGGAAGGTGTTCAGTTTTGTTCacctgagtgttcaggagtttctggctgctttatttGCATACCTCACCTTCATCAGCAAAGATAGAACAGAACAGCTGACCCTTGATCTCTCTGTAATTTTTAATCAGTCCACAGTGTCAGACTTCCTTAAGTCTGCAGTGGACAAGGCACTGCAGAGTGAAAATGGACACTTTGACCTTTTCCTTCGCTTCCTTCTGGGcctctcactggagtccaatcagactcttCTACGAGGTCTTCTAACACAGGCAGAAAGCAGTTCTTACAGCAAAGAGGAAACAGTTCAATACATCAAGgagaagatcagggagaatcccCCTTCAGAGCAATTTATCAATCTTTTTCATTGTCTAAATGAACTAAATGATCAGTCTCTTGTGAAGGAAGTGCAAACCTATGTAAATCGAGGAGATTATTTCCGTCTCAGTGCAGTCAGTCTTTCTCCTgcacagtggtcagctctggtgtttgtgttgctgaactcagaagaggagctggatgagttttTTCTGCAAAAATATTATCCATCTGATGAATGTATTCTGAGACTGCTACCAGTAATCAAAGCATCAAGAAAATCTGTGAGTATTCatactatttttatacatgtttatatttTGTTTCTCATTGTCAACCACAATGACTCTCAACAGCAGATGATACAGTAACATGCTCTTATGGTcctcaacactgagaccaggcaaGTATAATGCAGTATATAGCTTAATTAGGACATGGTAGCCTGTGGTGTATAAATACACAGTGATGGGGCATAAAGGGAAAAAGCCATGCCCAGTATTCAAATTGACGTTGGCCACTATTTCCTAAGTTGTAATAAAGAACATTTTGAAATGCATGTACAGACAAATAGAGAAAGACATACTGTAGAGGctgtaaagaaagaaaatatcagggttctaatatattataatttcactTTCAGGTTGAGTGGTTGTAATCTAACCGAGAGAAGCTGTGCAATTCTGGCCTCAGCTCTTATCTCAAAGTCTTCAAGTCTGATTGAACTCAATATGAATGACAATGAACTTTTGCAGGATTCAGGAGTTCAGCTGCTCTCTGATGGACTGAATAGTTcgcactgtaaactggagaaattAGAGTAAGATGATCTCATTTTTGGTATACTTATAAGTGTGTGACAGAAAATGTGTGTATAAAACAgatggttctgtgtgtgtgatgtcagtgttctgataaattatattttactCACTAGGATAAGTAGGTGTTCTCTCACAGAGAAAAGCTGTACAGCCCTggtctcagctctcagctcaaactacTCATGTCTAAAAGAACTAGACTTGAGTCACAATGAAATTCatgattcaggagtgaagctgctctgtACTGGAATGgcaaatccacactgtaaactagaGATACTAAAGTAAGATCTACAATTTATCATTGTATGCATGACATTGATGAAGGGActgagtgtgtgtctgttttgATGTAATGTTATTTTCTTTCCTAGGCTTGAAAACTGTAATCTCACGGAAAAAAGTTGTGCAGCTTTAAACTCAGTTCTCAGCTTAAAGTCTTCAAGTCTTCGAGATCTAACTCTGAGTCAAAATAAAATGCTGTGGGATTTGGGAGTGAAACAGCTCTCTGATGGACTGAAgaattcacact
The Astyanax mexicanus isolate ESR-SI-001 chromosome 13, AstMex3_surface, whole genome shotgun sequence DNA segment above includes these coding regions:
- the LOC103042819 gene encoding NACHT, LRR and PYD domains-containing protein 12-like, producing WAPHTGPLQTSISAQTGGNIRAPVLHGNHITGPLTVIYNTHGGEDVSSSSTSTVQTCASGLTEDLLTVYKQKLGKTFQSINEGISQHGTSTLLNEIYTELYITEGGSGEVNNEHEVRQIETASRRPATQEKPINCNDLFKDKPVRTVLTKGVAGIGKTVSVQKFILDWAEGKANQDIHFIFPLPFRELNLMMKKNLSLMVLLHTFFSKVKELGTIDCDTYKILFIFDGLDECRLPLDFQKNESLWDVTESASVDVLLTNLIKGNLLPSALLWITTRPATAHHILPESVDLVTEIRGFSDAHKEEYFKKRISDQSLANSIITHIRSSRSLYIMCHIPVFCWIAATVLERVLGEAETGAIPKTLTQMFTHFLIFQIKHRNQKYQGKCDPDLQWTRKMILALGKLAFQKLEKGDLIFYEEDLRECGIDVSDVLVYSGVCTQIFRKEFVLHLGKVFSFVHLSVQEFLAALFAYLTFISKDRTEQLTLDLSVIFNQSTVSDFLKSAVDKALQSENGHFDLFLRFLLGLSLESNQTLLRGLLTQAESSSYSKEETVQYIKEKIRENPPSEQFINLFHCLNELNDQSLVKEVQTYVNRGDYFRLSAVSLSPAQWSALVFVLLNSEEELDEFFLQKYYPSDECILRLLPVIKASRNFRLSGCNLTERSCAILASALISKSSSLIELNMNDNELLQDSGVQLLSDGLNSSHCKLEKLEISRCSLTEKSCTALVSALSSNYSCLKELDLSHNEIHDSGVKLLCTGMANPHCKLEILKLENCNLTEKSCAALNSVLSLKSSSLRDLTLSQNKMLWDLGVKQLSDGLKNSHCKLENLALIDCNLTKESCAALASALRSSSLKELDLSYNKRLQISGVQLLSDGLKDPQCKLEKLRLVDCNITKESCAALASVLSSKYSSLKELDLSFNYMLLDVGVKQLSAGLNKPHCKLEKLELLYCNLTEKCCADLASYLSSNSNLKELCLAYNKLQDSGIKLLSAGLENPYNKLEILSLGSCNLSKESCAALVPVLSSNCSCLRELNMSDNKLVQDSGVKLLCHALDNPHSKLEKLFLRGCGLTKESCEALASVLSLSYSSLRDLDMSSNELLQDSGVKALSAGLENPHCKLIKLTLYKCSITEKGWAALASALKSNSSQLRELNLEDNEPGESGVELLKNPHCKLKKLQI